In Callospermophilus lateralis isolate mCalLat2 chromosome 18, mCalLat2.hap1, whole genome shotgun sequence, one DNA window encodes the following:
- the LOC143383640 gene encoding LOW QUALITY PROTEIN: DPEP2 neighbor protein (The sequence of the model RefSeq protein was modified relative to this genomic sequence to represent the inferred CDS: inserted 1 base in 1 codon), producing MSDQIFYIQSNLSSISWESRAAGRPRPAAVPPMSPSTPANHHVLYRGCGETQVGWHGXTYCLVGGYQLYGDAPLATPPKAKAERPAEKRKRSQSTAEAEKALCFPSPQIHGFKHTGKSPFPQRLAG from the exons ATGTCTGACCAGATATTCTATATTCAGTCTAACTTGTCCTCTATCTCCTGGGAGAGCAGAGCAGCAGGGAGGCCTAGGCCAG CAGCAGTGCCTCCCATGTCTCCttctacacctgcaaaccaccatGTCCTCtacagaggatgtggagaaacgcaGGTGGGCTGGCATG AGACATACTGCCTGGTTGGTGGTTACCAGCTCTATGGAGATGCTCCCTTGGCCACTCCACCaaaggccaaagcagagaggcCAGCAGAGAAGCGAAAGAGAAGCCAAAGCA CAGCAGAGGCGGAAAAGGCTCTGTGTTTCCCTAGCCCCCAAATTCATGGCTTTAAGCACACTGGCAAGAGCCCATTCCCACAGAGGCTTGCAGGCTGA